In Helianthus annuus cultivar XRQ/B chromosome 3, HanXRQr2.0-SUNRISE, whole genome shotgun sequence, a single window of DNA contains:
- the LOC110914180 gene encoding fasciclin-like arabinogalactan protein 7 — protein MSRLHFQNYGTVGIGEPVGIQVLSGVHFLEVLANCFRCAMKIPVQSRHALIISGCDMKSPNYPFSVLKLWVKYRFDPSKMAYTSLYMVLHNLNPFTKMNTKVSITCTLLFLCCTLANAQAGYGSTTDSGYGSALLALSSRATKLPLPPAPAPAPEPTPEYVNLTDLLSVAGPFSTFLHYLESTKLIETLQTQANDTEEGITLFVPKDTAFSNLKKPSLSNLTSDQLKQLCLFHALPHYYSLSDFKNLSGSGPINTLAGGTYTLNFTDDSGTIHIGSGWTNTLVSSSVHAKDPVAIYQVNKVLLPEAIFGTDIPPPAPAPAPVAVPDVAPVADGPDADGGKGKGKGVGSDTAARSSTPSSSYRFTGWMKVVMVVVCSGLVVVL, from the exons atgtcaag gttgcattttcaaaactatggaacggttggaataggagaacccgtGGGAATtcaagtacttagcggcgttcattttctagaagtcttagctaattgcttccgctgtgcaatgaagataccggtccagtcacgccatgctctgataatttcggggtgtgacatgaaatCCCCTAATTACCCCTTTAGTGTCTTAAAACTTTGGGTGAAATACAGATTTGACCCTTCTAAAATGGCTTACACATCCTTGTACATGGTGCTTCATAACTT GAATCCATTCACAAAGATGAACACCAAGGTTTCTATAACTTGTACACTCTTGTTTTTATGTTGCACACTAGCAAATGCTCAAGCAGGATACGGTTCAACAACCGATTCCGGATACGGTTCAGCCCTACTAGCCCTTTCATCCCGAGCCACCAAACTACCCCTACCACCTGCACCAGCACCCGCACCTGAACCCACACCCGAATACGTGAACCTAACCGACCTCCTAAGCGTCGCGGGCCCATTCTCCACCTTCTTACACTACCTTGAGTCCACTAAACTCATTGAAACACTACAAACACAAGCCAATGACACTGAAGAAGGCATCACACTTTTTGTACCCAAAGACACAGCCTTTTCTAACCTTAAAAAACCATCACTTTCAAACCTTACATCTGACCAACTAAAACAGTTGTGTCTTTTTCATGCCTTGCCACATTACTATTCATTGTCAGATTTTAAAAACCTTAGCGGTTCAGGCCCGATTAACACGTTAGCGGGTGGGACCTACACGTTAAATTTTACCGATGATTCGGGTACGATCCACATTGGGTCCGGGTGGACTAACACGTTGGTAAGTAGTAGTGTGCATGCTAAGGACCCGGTGGCGATTTATCAAGTGAATAAAGTGTTACTTCCGGAAGCGATTTTCGGGACGGATATACCTCCACCGGCGCCAGCTCCGGCACCGGTGGCGGTGCCAGATGTGGCTCCGGTGGCAGATGGTCCAGATGCTGATGGTGGGAAAGGTAAAGGGAAAGGTGTAGGTTCGGATACTGCGGCAAGGTCGTCGACTCCGTCGTCTTCGTACAGGTTTACGGGGTggatgaaggtggtgatggtggtggtttgTAGTGGATTGGTTGTGGTTTTGTGA